A single region of the Streptomyces sp. AM 4-1-1 genome encodes:
- a CDS encoding cold-shock protein — protein sequence MPTGKVKWFNSEKGFGFLSRDDGADVFVHSSVLPAGVEALKPGQRVEFGVVAGQRGDQALSVTILDPTPSVAAAQRRKPDELASIVQDLTTLLENITPMLERGRYPDKAAGKKIGGLLRAVADQLDV from the coding sequence GTGCCCACGGGTAAGGTCAAGTGGTTCAACTCGGAGAAGGGCTTCGGCTTTCTCTCTCGCGACGACGGCGCCGACGTGTTCGTGCACTCATCAGTGCTTCCGGCCGGGGTCGAAGCGCTCAAGCCCGGCCAGCGCGTCGAATTCGGGGTCGTGGCGGGCCAGCGGGGGGACCAGGCACTCTCGGTCACCATTCTCGATCCGACCCCGTCCGTCGCGGCGGCCCAGCGCCGCAAACCGGACGAACTCGCCTCCATCGTCCAGGACCTGACGACCCTGCTGGAGAACATCACCCCGATGCTGGAGCGCGGACGCTACCCCGACAAGGCGGCGGGCAAGAAGATCGGCGGGCTGCTGCGCGCGGTCGCCGACCAGCTCGACGTATGA
- a CDS encoding futalosine hydrolase, producing MRVLVVTAVPAERDAVTRAFGGACAIRAVPGAELHRAGPFDVLAAGAGPAAAAAATAFGLASAAAPGTPDAASAPYRLVVSAGIGGGFAPAAPLGTLVVASDIVAADLGAETPDGFVPVTGLGFGRDRFPPPPDLVRAVAAATGATTGPVLTVSTVTGSAARTTALLTAHPGAVAEAMEGFGVAEAAARLGGVPVLEIRAVSNTVGPRDRAAWRIGDALTALTDAFGRLTPVLEGWITDDRD from the coding sequence GTGCGTGTGCTCGTCGTGACCGCTGTCCCGGCCGAACGGGACGCGGTCACACGCGCGTTCGGGGGCGCCTGCGCGATACGCGCCGTGCCCGGCGCGGAGCTGCACCGGGCCGGCCCCTTCGACGTCCTCGCGGCCGGTGCGGGACCGGCCGCCGCGGCCGCCGCGACCGCCTTCGGGCTCGCGTCGGCGGCGGCGCCCGGGACGCCGGACGCCGCGTCGGCCCCGTACCGCCTGGTCGTCTCGGCCGGCATCGGTGGCGGCTTCGCGCCCGCCGCCCCCCTCGGCACCCTCGTCGTGGCGAGCGACATCGTCGCCGCCGATCTGGGCGCGGAGACCCCCGACGGTTTCGTGCCCGTCACCGGCCTCGGCTTCGGCCGCGACCGGTTCCCGCCGCCCCCGGACCTCGTCCGGGCCGTGGCCGCCGCCACCGGGGCCACGACCGGCCCCGTGCTCACCGTCTCCACCGTCACCGGCAGCGCCGCCCGCACCACCGCCCTGCTGACCGCGCACCCCGGGGCGGTCGCCGAGGCCATGGAGGGCTTCGGCGTCGCCGAGGCCGCCGCCCGGCTCGGCGGCGTGCCGGTGCTGGAGATCCGGGCCGTCTCGAACACCGTGGGGCCGCGCGACCGGGCGGCCTGGCGCATCGGCGACGCGCTCACCGCGCTCACCGACGCGTTCGGGAGGCTCACCCCCGTACTGGAAGGCTGGATCACTGATGACCGCGACTGA
- a CDS encoding DUF2771 domain-containing protein → MTVAFFSGKGRRIGVALGAVSAGLLVLSACDKPTPIATVTVGGDSVHSEAACYNDGKVLSDSDAQSCLAKKEGKTIKLGMEERVHFGVDPEIADNGWMLFIDGQQAEQEPYKKTYRTISGSAFFSSQSGQPSKKTRVSVVETKNGKFAGVWHFNFEKAS, encoded by the coding sequence ATGACCGTTGCGTTCTTCTCCGGTAAGGGCCGTCGAATCGGCGTCGCTCTCGGTGCCGTGTCCGCGGGACTCCTCGTCCTCTCCGCCTGCGACAAGCCGACGCCCATCGCGACCGTGACGGTCGGCGGCGACTCCGTGCACTCCGAGGCCGCCTGCTACAACGACGGCAAAGTCCTCTCCGACAGCGATGCGCAGAGCTGCCTCGCCAAGAAGGAGGGCAAGACCATCAAGCTCGGGATGGAGGAAAGGGTCCACTTCGGTGTCGACCCCGAGATCGCGGACAACGGCTGGATGCTCTTCATCGACGGCCAGCAGGCCGAGCAGGAGCCGTACAAGAAGACCTACCGGACCATCTCGGGCAGCGCCTTCTTCTCCAGCCAGAGCGGTCAGCCCTCGAAGAAGACCCGGGTCAGCGTCGTCGAGACCAAGAACGGCAAGTTCGCCGGCGTCTGGCACTTCAACTTCGAGAAGGCCTCCTGA
- a CDS encoding 1,4-dihydroxy-6-naphthoate synthase: MTATDHPLRIAFSPCPNDTFVFDAWAHGRVPGAPELDVLFADIDVTNGMAERGELDVLKVSYAVLPWVLDEYALLPCGGALGRGCGPLVLTREPGTDLTGRTVAVPSERSTAYLLFRLWAAEAVPGGVGEIVVLPFDEIMPAVRDGRVDAGLVIHEARFTYRDYGLHSLADMGEHWESTTGLPIPLGAIIAKRSLGGETLRLLADSVSTSVRMAWDDPEASRPYVLEHAQEMDPAVADQHIGLYVNEFTADLGENGYAAIRGLLTRAAAEGLVPPLGPDALTYG, encoded by the coding sequence ATGACCGCGACTGACCACCCGCTGCGGATAGCGTTCTCGCCGTGCCCGAACGACACCTTCGTCTTCGACGCGTGGGCGCACGGACGGGTCCCCGGCGCACCCGAACTCGATGTCCTCTTCGCGGACATCGACGTCACCAACGGCATGGCCGAGCGCGGTGAACTCGACGTCCTGAAGGTCTCGTACGCCGTGCTGCCCTGGGTCCTCGACGAGTACGCGCTGCTGCCGTGCGGCGGGGCGCTGGGCCGGGGCTGCGGCCCGCTCGTCCTGACCAGGGAGCCGGGGACGGACCTGACGGGGAGGACCGTCGCCGTGCCGAGCGAGCGCTCCACCGCGTATCTGCTGTTCCGGCTGTGGGCGGCGGAGGCCGTCCCGGGCGGGGTCGGCGAGATCGTCGTGCTGCCGTTCGACGAGATCATGCCCGCCGTGCGCGACGGCCGGGTGGACGCCGGGCTCGTCATCCACGAGGCCCGGTTCACGTACCGGGACTACGGGCTGCACAGCCTCGCCGACATGGGCGAGCACTGGGAGTCGACGACCGGGCTGCCGATCCCGCTGGGCGCGATCATCGCCAAGCGGTCGCTGGGCGGGGAGACACTGCGGCTGCTCGCCGATTCGGTGAGCACGTCGGTACGGATGGCCTGGGACGACCCGGAGGCGTCCCGCCCGTACGTCCTGGAGCACGCGCAGGAGATGGACCCGGCCGTCGCGGACCAGCACATCGGCCTGTACGTCAACGAGTTCACGGCCGACCTCGGCGAGAACGGCTACGCGGCGATCCGGGGACTGCTGACCCGTGCGGCGGCCGAGGGGCTGGTCCCGCCCCTCGGCCCGGACGCGCTGACGTACGGCTGA
- a CDS encoding DUF3027 domain-containing protein, which yields MSAATTRSRTARTPAPDRLCAEAVDLARAAAEEAAAPGVVGDHVSLVSEGDRVVTHYFECEDPGYRGWRWAVTVARASRAKLVTLDETVLLPGPDAMLAPEWVPWSERLRPGDMGPGDLLPTEAEDLRLEPGYTGGDEPPPNSVVPKVSGELADLVEAEDAELTLRPGPGAEPDATKRGSIAAVADELGVRRARVLSRYGLHTAADRWDEAFGAKTPMAQAAPAPCVSCGFLVPMAGSLRQAFGVCANEFSPADGHVVSLAYGCGGHSEAAVMPTPPRPAPHALDTLRVDEYPLRPARDSGSVPSDPDSPADDLGHS from the coding sequence GTGAGTGCTGCTACGACGCGAAGCCGTACTGCGCGTACCCCTGCCCCCGACCGCCTGTGCGCCGAAGCGGTAGACCTCGCCCGAGCGGCGGCCGAGGAGGCCGCCGCGCCCGGAGTGGTCGGCGACCATGTGTCCCTGGTCTCCGAGGGGGACCGGGTCGTCACCCACTACTTCGAGTGCGAGGACCCCGGCTACCGGGGCTGGCGCTGGGCGGTGACGGTCGCCAGGGCCTCCCGCGCCAAGCTCGTCACGCTGGACGAGACGGTTCTGCTGCCCGGCCCCGACGCGATGCTGGCCCCCGAGTGGGTGCCGTGGAGCGAGCGGCTGCGCCCGGGTGACATGGGCCCCGGCGATCTGCTGCCCACCGAGGCCGAGGACCTGCGGCTGGAGCCCGGATACACGGGCGGCGACGAGCCGCCGCCGAACTCCGTCGTCCCCAAGGTGTCCGGCGAACTGGCCGACCTGGTCGAGGCGGAGGACGCGGAGCTGACCCTCCGCCCCGGGCCGGGCGCCGAACCCGACGCGACGAAGCGCGGCTCGATCGCGGCGGTCGCGGACGAGCTGGGCGTACGCCGGGCACGGGTGCTGTCCCGGTACGGGCTCCACACGGCGGCCGACCGCTGGGACGAGGCGTTCGGCGCCAAGACCCCGATGGCCCAGGCGGCGCCCGCCCCCTGTGTCTCCTGCGGGTTCCTGGTGCCGATGGCGGGCTCGCTGCGGCAGGCGTTCGGGGTGTGCGCGAACGAGTTCAGCCCGGCGGACGGGCACGTGGTCTCGCTGGCGTACGGCTGCGGCGGCCACTCCGAGGCCGCGGTGATGCCGACGCCCCCGAGGCCGGCCCCGCACGCCCTGGACACCCTGCGGGTGGACGAGTATCCGCTGCGCCCGGCCCGTGACAGCGGATCGGTGCCGTCGGACCCGGACAGCCCCGCGGACGACCTGGGTCACTCCTGA
- a CDS encoding HAD hydrolase-like protein, which yields MASHQLTVGFDLDMTLIDSRPGIKAAYEALSAETGAWIDADLAISRLGPPLEMELVNWFPEDRIAATAAHYRAIYPLHAIKPSLALAGARESMEAVRRLGGRTLVVTAKYEASAKLHLTHLGIEPDEIIGGLWAEAKAEALLAHDAGIYVGDHTGDVRGARTAGALSVAVTTGPCDADELRAAGADVVLPDLMAFPDWLRTHLAERP from the coding sequence ATGGCTTCCCACCAGCTGACGGTCGGCTTCGACCTCGACATGACACTCATCGACTCGCGCCCCGGTATCAAGGCCGCCTACGAGGCGCTCTCCGCCGAGACCGGGGCCTGGATAGACGCCGATCTGGCCATCAGCAGGCTGGGCCCGCCGCTGGAGATGGAGCTGGTCAACTGGTTCCCGGAGGACCGGATCGCCGCGACCGCCGCCCACTACCGCGCGATCTATCCCCTGCACGCGATCAAGCCGTCCCTGGCCCTGGCCGGTGCCAGGGAGTCCATGGAGGCGGTACGCCGGCTGGGCGGCCGGACGCTGGTCGTCACCGCCAAGTACGAGGCGAGCGCCAAGCTGCATCTGACCCATCTCGGCATCGAGCCGGACGAGATCATCGGCGGGCTGTGGGCGGAGGCCAAGGCGGAGGCGCTGCTGGCGCACGACGCGGGGATCTACGTCGGTGACCACACCGGGGACGTACGGGGAGCGCGTACCGCCGGGGCCCTGTCGGTGGCCGTCACCACGGGTCCGTGCGACGCGGACGAACTGCGGGCGGCGGGCGCGGACGTGGTCCTGCCGGACCTCATGGCGTTCCCGGACTGGCTGCGCACGCACCTGGCCGAGCGGCCGTGA
- a CDS encoding MFS transporter gives MAITRSSDRPGPLRRAGRSTGHALRRPFTGTARGIRRATHAHGAGESGLGKLIELHAVNGAGDVMITVALASTVFFSVPTDEARGRVALYLAITMAPFTLLAPVIGPLLDRLPHGRRAAMAGAMLARALLALTMSGAVATGGLELYPAALGVLVSSKAYGVIRSAVVPRLLPPRFSLVKANSRVTLAGLLATGVAAPIGAGLQSFGSAWPLYGACAIFLGGTVLAFTLPPKVDSAKGERRAKLALPHGGSTPPGEQARAAESDTGSGRVRSRRMRPKPLGLRSVGPSVLHGLQANAAHRALSGFLIFFLAFLLREHPLAGQSAAVSLGIVGVAAGAGNAVGTAVGSWLRARGPEMIMAAVLGLALVSAVLAALFFNTVLVAVLGAVAGFTQALSKLSLDAVIQRDVPEEVRTSAFARSETALQMAWVVGGAIGIALPLNGVLGMSVAAGLLVLGAVTSVRGLLSIARRGSHHPRVA, from the coding sequence GTGGCCATCACCAGGTCGTCCGATCGGCCGGGCCCGCTCCGCAGGGCGGGACGGTCGACGGGTCATGCCCTGCGCCGTCCGTTCACGGGCACCGCGAGGGGCATCCGGCGGGCGACGCACGCGCACGGTGCCGGGGAGTCCGGGCTCGGGAAGCTGATCGAGCTGCACGCCGTGAACGGCGCGGGCGACGTGATGATCACGGTCGCGCTCGCCTCGACGGTGTTCTTCTCCGTACCGACCGACGAGGCCCGGGGCCGGGTTGCCCTCTACCTCGCCATCACGATGGCCCCCTTCACCCTGCTCGCACCGGTCATCGGCCCGCTCCTGGACCGGTTGCCGCACGGCCGGCGGGCCGCGATGGCGGGCGCCATGCTGGCCCGCGCGCTGCTCGCCCTCACCATGTCGGGCGCGGTCGCGACCGGCGGTCTGGAGCTGTATCCGGCGGCGCTGGGCGTGCTGGTCTCGTCGAAGGCGTACGGGGTCATCCGCAGCGCGGTCGTGCCACGCCTGCTGCCACCACGGTTCTCCCTGGTGAAGGCCAACTCCCGGGTCACCCTGGCCGGACTGCTGGCGACCGGTGTCGCGGCCCCGATCGGGGCCGGGCTCCAGTCCTTCGGCTCCGCCTGGCCGCTGTACGGCGCCTGCGCGATCTTCCTCGGCGGTACCGTCCTCGCCTTCACCCTGCCGCCCAAGGTGGACTCGGCGAAGGGCGAGCGCCGGGCCAAGCTGGCGCTGCCGCACGGCGGAAGCACGCCACCGGGCGAACAAGCCCGCGCGGCGGAATCCGACACGGGGAGCGGCCGGGTCCGCTCCCGCAGGATGCGGCCGAAGCCCCTCGGGCTGCGGTCCGTCGGCCCCTCGGTGCTGCACGGACTCCAGGCGAACGCAGCGCACCGCGCGCTCTCCGGGTTCCTGATCTTCTTCCTGGCGTTCCTGCTGCGCGAGCACCCGCTCGCCGGGCAGAGCGCCGCCGTCTCCCTGGGCATCGTCGGCGTCGCGGCCGGGGCGGGCAACGCGGTCGGCACGGCGGTGGGTTCCTGGCTGCGGGCCCGGGGCCCGGAGATGATCATGGCGGCCGTGCTGGGGCTCGCCCTGGTCTCCGCCGTGCTCGCGGCCCTGTTCTTCAACACCGTCCTGGTCGCCGTGCTGGGCGCGGTCGCGGGCTTCACCCAGGCCCTGTCCAAGCTGTCGCTGGACGCCGTGATCCAGCGGGACGTGCCGGAGGAGGTACGGACCTCGGCGTTCGCCCGGTCGGAGACCGCGCTCCAGATGGCGTGGGTGGTGGGCGGCGCCATCGGCATCGCGCTTCCCCTCAACGGCGTACTGGGCATGTCGGTCGCCGCCGGGCTGCTCGTGCTGGGCGCGGTGACGTCCGTACGAGGTCTCCTGAGCATCGCCCGGCGCGGCTCGCACCACCCCCGCGTGGCGTGA